A region from the Dinoroseobacter shibae DFL 12 = DSM 16493 genome encodes:
- the purB gene encoding adenylosuccinate lyase, translated as MIPRYSRPDMVAIWSPETKFRIWFEIEAHACDAMADLGVIPRENAEAVWKARDVEFDVARIDEIEAVTKHDVIAFLTHLAEHVGAEEARFVHQGMTSSDVLDTCFNVQLTRAADILIKDLEDLLEALKRRALEHKDTVRIGRSHGIHAEPTTMGLTFARFYAEMDRNLSRMRDARAEIATGAISGAVGTFANIDPRVEEHVCDKLGLVPEPISTQVIPRDRHAAFFATLGVVASSIENIAVEIRHMQRTEVLEGAEFFSMGQKGSSAMPHKKNPVLTENLTGLARMVRSAVIPAMENVALWHERDISHSSVERMIGPDATITLDFALARLTSVVDKMLIFPENMLENMNKFPGLVMSQRVLLALTQAGVSREDAYTYVQRNALKVWEHRTDFKAELLADPDVTAALSPAEIEEKFDLGYHTKHVDTIFARVFGD; from the coding sequence ATGATCCCCCGCTATTCCCGCCCCGATATGGTCGCCATCTGGTCGCCCGAGACCAAGTTCCGCATCTGGTTCGAGATCGAGGCCCATGCCTGCGACGCCATGGCGGATCTCGGGGTGATCCCGCGCGAGAATGCCGAGGCCGTGTGGAAGGCCCGGGATGTGGAGTTCGACGTGGCCCGCATCGACGAGATCGAAGCGGTGACAAAGCATGACGTGATCGCGTTCCTGACCCATCTGGCCGAACATGTCGGCGCCGAAGAGGCGCGCTTCGTGCACCAGGGCATGACCTCGTCCGATGTGCTCGACACCTGTTTCAACGTGCAGCTGACCCGCGCGGCAGATATTCTTATCAAGGACTTGGAAGACCTTCTTGAAGCTTTGAAGCGCCGCGCGCTGGAACACAAGGACACCGTCCGCATCGGCCGGTCCCACGGCATCCATGCCGAGCCGACCACGATGGGCCTGACCTTCGCGCGGTTCTACGCGGAAATGGACCGCAATCTCAGCCGGATGCGCGACGCCCGGGCCGAGATCGCCACGGGCGCGATTTCGGGCGCGGTCGGCACATTCGCCAATATCGACCCGCGCGTGGAAGAGCATGTCTGCGACAAGCTCGGCCTGGTGCCCGAGCCGATCTCCACCCAGGTGATTCCGCGCGACCGGCACGCGGCCTTCTTCGCCACGCTCGGCGTCGTGGCGTCGTCCATCGAGAATATCGCGGTGGAAATCCGCCACATGCAGCGCACCGAAGTGCTGGAGGGGGCGGAGTTCTTCTCCATGGGGCAGAAGGGCTCCTCGGCCATGCCCCACAAGAAGAACCCGGTGCTGACCGAGAACCTGACGGGGCTGGCGCGCATGGTCCGCTCGGCGGTGATCCCGGCGATGGAAAACGTCGCGCTGTGGCACGAGCGGGATATCTCGCACTCCTCGGTCGAACGCATGATCGGCCCCGATGCGACCATCACGCTGGATTTCGCGCTGGCGCGGCTCACCTCGGTCGTGGACAAGATGCTGATCTTCCCCGAGAACATGCTGGAAAACATGAACAAGTTCCCGGGGCTCGTGATGAGCCAGCGGGTGCTCCTGGCCTTGACCCAGGCCGGCGTGAGCCGCGAGGATGCCTATACCTATGTGCAGCGCAACGCGCTCAAGGTCTGGGAGCATCGGACCGATTTCAAGGCCGAACTGCTGGCCGACCCGGATGTCACCGCTGCCCTCAGCCCCGCCGAGATCGAGGAGAAATTCGACCTAGGCTATCATACCAAGCATGTGGACACGATATTCGCCCGGGTTTTCGGCGACTGA
- a CDS encoding tetratricopeptide repeat protein, protein MRLIWIAALAALPLSAFAAGGEIFAPPVKTDTTTTCTGPMIWDAALERCVRADQSHLSDDDRHDAVRELAYAGAYDRALAILARFDDPGDVRALTYRGFVARMTGDMPAAMDYYLAALAADPDYHPARSYMAQGLLAAGDRAGARTELREIRARGGRETWAAFSLAQALRSNSGYAY, encoded by the coding sequence ATGCGTCTGATATGGATCGCCGCGCTGGCGGCCCTGCCCCTCTCGGCCTTCGCGGCCGGAGGCGAGATTTTCGCACCGCCGGTCAAGACCGACACCACCACCACCTGCACAGGTCCGATGATCTGGGACGCTGCGCTGGAGCGGTGCGTGCGCGCGGACCAGAGCCACCTGTCCGATGACGACCGGCACGACGCCGTGCGCGAGCTGGCCTATGCCGGGGCCTACGACCGGGCGCTCGCGATTTTGGCGCGCTTTGACGATCCGGGCGACGTGCGGGCGCTGACCTACCGGGGGTTCGTGGCGCGCATGACCGGGGACATGCCCGCTGCGATGGACTATTACCTTGCCGCTCTGGCCGCGGATCCCGACTATCACCCGGCGCGGTCCTACATGGCGCAAGGCCTTCTGGCCGCGGGGGACCGCGCCGGGGCGCGGACCGAACTGCGCGAAATCAGGGCCCGTGGCGGGCGGGAGACCTGGGCGGCGTTCTCCCTCGCACAGGCATTGCGCAGCAACAGCGGCTATGCCTACTGA
- a CDS encoding flagellar motor switch protein FliG: protein MSTATVSKPAGAGLALTRRQKAAVVLRLLLEDGLAPDLTALTAHQQATLAQEMGQLKPISRDQLQAVVAEFVSELDDLGLSFPKGLNDALEKLSGHISEDVALALRREAGLTAQRSIWDILSEMEAEAIVPLIDGESAEICAVILSKIKVGKAADVLGLLPGARARRITFAISQTSGINPMLVDQIGDSLRVRIEAAPAQAFAKDPVARLGDILNSSAAATRDELLTGLDESDEGFASKVRKAIFTFAHITDRVSAKDIPAITREVDGDVLVRALAAGAEAYPQVVEFILENMSKRMADQLRDEMAEIGTVPAREGETAMTDVVMAIRKLEADGEIALIVEEA, encoded by the coding sequence GTGAGCACGGCAACAGTTTCAAAACCCGCGGGCGCGGGCCTTGCGCTGACGCGACGGCAGAAGGCGGCCGTGGTGCTGCGGCTCCTGCTCGAGGACGGGCTGGCGCCCGACCTGACCGCGCTGACCGCGCACCAGCAGGCGACCCTTGCGCAGGAGATGGGGCAGCTGAAGCCGATCTCGCGGGACCAGTTGCAGGCCGTGGTGGCGGAATTTGTGAGCGAGCTGGACGACTTGGGCCTGTCTTTCCCCAAGGGGCTCAACGACGCGCTGGAAAAACTCTCGGGCCATATCTCCGAAGACGTCGCGCTGGCCTTGCGAAGGGAGGCCGGGCTGACCGCGCAACGCTCGATCTGGGATATCCTGTCGGAGATGGAGGCCGAGGCGATCGTGCCCCTGATCGACGGCGAAAGCGCCGAGATCTGCGCCGTGATCCTGTCGAAGATCAAGGTCGGCAAGGCCGCTGATGTGCTCGGGCTGTTGCCCGGGGCGCGCGCCCGGCGGATCACCTTCGCGATTTCCCAGACCAGCGGCATCAACCCGATGTTGGTGGACCAGATCGGTGACAGCCTGCGCGTGCGGATCGAAGCGGCCCCGGCGCAGGCCTTCGCCAAGGATCCGGTGGCCCGCCTGGGCGATATCCTGAATTCCTCGGCGGCCGCCACCCGCGACGAGTTGCTGACCGGGCTGGACGAATCCGACGAGGGGTTCGCCAGCAAGGTGCGCAAGGCGATCTTCACCTTCGCCCATATCACCGACCGGGTCAGCGCCAAGGACATTCCGGCGATCACCCGGGAGGTGGATGGCGATGTGCTGGTCCGCGCCCTTGCCGCGGGCGCGGAAGCCTATCCGCAGGTGGTGGAATTCATCCTCGAGAACATGTCCAAGCGCATGGCCGACCAGTTGCGCGACGAGATGGCGGAAATCGGGACCGTGCCCGCCAGGGAAGGCGAGACGGCAATGACCGACGTGGTCATGGCGATCCGCAAACTGGAAGCGGATGGCGAGATCGCCCTGATCGTCGAAGAGGCCTGA
- a CDS encoding SH3-like domain-containing protein has protein sequence MSDTSDPPSPPPLTAKSWFDMGGDAAGPVLPSEHDFALWEKRVDALVILCQGKGLFSVDGLRRALEDMGPEAFESLSYYERWVMALRRNLVEAGAVTPAEIAARIEEIRARGETYGTVTGGD, from the coding sequence ATGAGCGATACATCTGACCCCCCTTCCCCGCCGCCCCTGACCGCCAAGAGCTGGTTCGACATGGGCGGTGATGCGGCGGGCCCTGTCCTGCCCTCCGAACACGATTTCGCCCTGTGGGAGAAGCGCGTCGATGCGCTGGTCATCCTGTGCCAGGGCAAGGGTTTGTTTTCCGTGGACGGGTTGCGCCGCGCGCTGGAAGACATGGGGCCCGAGGCCTTCGAGAGCCTGAGTTATTACGAACGCTGGGTGATGGCCCTGCGCCGCAACCTCGTCGAGGCTGGCGCCGTCACCCCGGCGGAGATCGCCGCCCGGATCGAAGAGATCCGCGCCCGCGGCGAGACCTATGGCACGGTCACGGGCGGTGACTGA
- a CDS encoding SH3-like domain-containing protein codes for MARSRAVTERAPLPDRVRVKTWMPPGHIRTPAYLRGKTGVIERRLPAFPNPELLAYRLPAPEVPLYRVRFTMAEVWGAQAPHPEDTLDAEIYEHWLEPADAP; via the coding sequence ATGGCACGGTCACGGGCGGTGACTGAGCGCGCCCCCCTGCCCGACCGCGTGCGGGTCAAGACCTGGATGCCGCCGGGCCATATTCGCACCCCGGCCTATCTGCGCGGCAAGACCGGCGTGATCGAACGCCGCCTGCCCGCCTTTCCCAATCCCGAACTGCTGGCATATCGCCTGCCCGCGCCGGAGGTGCCGCTTTACCGGGTGCGCTTCACCATGGCCGAGGTCTGGGGCGCGCAAGCCCCCCATCCCGAGGACACGCTGGACGCGGAGATCTACGAACACTGGCTGGAGCCTGCCGATGCCCCATGA
- the nthA gene encoding nitrile hydratase subunit alpha, with product MPHDHAAPHPHRPDQDGPLTEAQLTEIALRELLIEKGVLTPAEVTAQVTQMDARSPANGAAVVARAWTDPAFRARLLADGAEACREMGYDIGTLNLIAVENTPEVHNVIVCTLCSCYPRNLLGLPPDWYKSRAYRSRTVKDPRGVLAEFGTELPRGMTVRVHDSTADMRYIVIPQRPAGTETLSPEALAALVTRDGMIGVTRL from the coding sequence ATGCCCCATGATCACGCCGCCCCGCACCCGCACCGCCCCGACCAGGACGGCCCCCTGACCGAAGCGCAGCTGACCGAGATCGCCCTGCGCGAGTTGCTGATCGAAAAGGGCGTTCTGACCCCGGCGGAGGTCACCGCCCAGGTCACGCAGATGGACGCCCGCAGCCCGGCCAACGGCGCGGCGGTGGTGGCACGAGCCTGGACCGACCCGGCCTTTCGGGCGCGGCTGCTGGCCGACGGCGCCGAGGCCTGCCGCGAAATGGGGTATGATATCGGCACGCTGAACCTGATCGCGGTGGAGAACACGCCAGAGGTCCACAACGTGATCGTCTGCACGCTCTGCTCGTGCTATCCGCGCAACCTGCTGGGCCTGCCGCCCGACTGGTACAAGAGCCGCGCCTACCGGTCCCGCACGGTGAAGGACCCGCGCGGGGTGCTGGCGGAATTCGGCACCGAACTGCCCCGGGGGATGACCGTGCGGGTGCACGATTCGACCGCCGACATGCGCTATATCGTGATCCCGCAGCGGCCCGCAGGCACCGAAACCCTGTCGCCGGAAGCCCTTGCCGCCCTCGTCACACGGGACGGCATGATCGGGGTGACCCGGCTCTGA
- a CDS encoding DUF1223 domain-containing protein: MRILGTLFALWAAASVVTAPAASADEKTVVVELFTSQGCSSCPPADALLAELDKSADVIALALHVDYWDYIGWKDSFADPENTERQRGYARAAKARSIFTPQMVIGGVDHVIGYKPMDVANTVQKHRAAPDGATVSARLNGDTVIIRLSPGDARGAMTVSLVGYVPKETVKIKRGENAGKTITYTNTVREFVSLGTWDGRAQKDLRHPKPAGEAAVVLVQKASHGPMVAAARVE, from the coding sequence ATGCGCATCCTTGGCACGCTATTCGCCCTCTGGGCCGCGGCATCCGTGGTCACAGCCCCCGCCGCTTCGGCTGACGAAAAGACCGTTGTGGTGGAGTTGTTCACCTCCCAAGGGTGTTCCTCCTGTCCACCGGCGGATGCCCTGCTGGCAGAACTCGACAAGTCCGCGGACGTGATCGCGCTCGCGCTGCACGTGGATTACTGGGACTATATCGGCTGGAAGGACAGCTTCGCCGACCCCGAGAACACCGAGCGGCAGCGCGGCTATGCCCGGGCCGCCAAGGCGCGCAGCATCTTTACCCCGCAAATGGTGATCGGCGGCGTCGATCACGTGATCGGGTACAAGCCGATGGATGTGGCCAATACCGTGCAGAAGCATCGCGCCGCGCCCGACGGCGCCACGGTGTCGGCCCGGCTGAATGGCGATACGGTGATCATCCGCCTGAGCCCCGGCGACGCGCGGGGCGCCATGACCGTGAGCCTGGTCGGCTATGTCCCGAAGGAGACGGTGAAGATCAAGCGCGGCGAGAACGCGGGCAAGACCATCACCTATACCAACACGGTGCGGGAATTCGTCTCCCTGGGCACCTGGGACGGACGGGCGCAGAAGGATCTGCGTCATCCCAAACCCGCGGGAGAGGCGGCGGTGGTGTTGGTGCAGAAGGCCTCCCACGGGCCGATGGTGGCCGCTGCGCGGGTGGAATGA
- the acnA gene encoding aconitate hydratase AcnA: protein MPITVGQDTAKTRKTLRVGDQSLAYYSIPAAETAGLGDFSKLPAALKVVLENMLRFEDGGRTVSVDDIRAFADWADKGGQNPREIAYRPARVLMQDFTGVPAVVDLAAMRDGIVGLGGDAEKINPLNPVDLVIDHSVMIDEFGNPRAFQMNVDREYERNIERYTFLKWGQSAFANFRVVPPGTGICHQVNLEYLAQAVWTDTDQSGQEVAYPDTLVGTDSHTTMVNGMAVLGWGVGGIEAEAAMLGQPISMLIPEVVGFELTGEMMEGTTGTDLVLKVVEMLRAKGVVGKFVEFYGAGLDHLPLADRATIANMAPEYGATCGFFPIDGETLRYMRTTGRDEARIALVEAYAKENGLWRGDDYAPVYTDTLSLDMGTIVPAISGPKRPQDYVALDKAAETFRDYVTGQRPDWSADEEDKAEWTDEGGAVAPRDIPGDRGKHKRARVRGADYTIHDGTIVIASITSCTNTSNPYVMIGAGLVARKARALGLTRKPWVKTSLAPGSQVVSAYLEAAGLQEDLDAIGFNLVGYGCTTCIGNSGPIQEELSEAINDGDIIATSVLSGNRNFEGRISPDVRANYLASPPLVVAYALAGDMNVDLTRDPLGQDRDGNDVYLKDIWPSTKEIAELVEQTVTREAFQAKYADVFKGDEKWQSVETTDSLTYDWPPSSTYVQNPPYFQGMSAEPGTISNIEGAKILAILGDMITTDHISPAGSFKESTPAGRYLTERQVQPREFNSYGSRRGNHEVMMRGTFANIRIRNEMLDGVEGGYTLGPDGQQTSIFEAAMAYQEMGTPLVIFGGEQYGAGSSRDWAAKGTSLLGVKAVIAESFERIHRSNLVGMGVIPFEFTGGDTRKTLGLKGDETVSITGLDGKIVPLSEMPCTITYGDGTTREITLKCRIDTEVEIEYIENGGVLHYVLRNLAKAPVAAE, encoded by the coding sequence ATGCCCATCACAGTCGGTCAGGACACCGCCAAGACCCGCAAGACCCTGCGCGTCGGCGACCAGTCCCTTGCGTATTATTCCATCCCGGCGGCAGAGACCGCGGGACTCGGCGATTTCTCGAAACTGCCCGCGGCCCTGAAGGTCGTGCTGGAGAACATGCTGCGGTTCGAGGATGGCGGCCGCACGGTCTCGGTGGACGACATCAGGGCCTTCGCGGACTGGGCCGACAAGGGCGGCCAGAACCCGCGCGAGATCGCCTATCGCCCGGCCCGGGTGTTGATGCAGGATTTCACCGGCGTGCCGGCGGTCGTGGATCTCGCGGCCATGCGCGACGGGATCGTGGGGCTCGGTGGCGACGCCGAGAAGATCAATCCGCTGAACCCCGTGGACCTGGTGATCGACCACTCGGTGATGATCGACGAGTTCGGCAATCCGCGCGCCTTCCAGATGAACGTGGACCGCGAATACGAGCGCAACATCGAACGCTACACGTTCCTCAAATGGGGCCAGTCGGCCTTCGCCAATTTCCGCGTGGTCCCGCCGGGCACCGGCATCTGCCACCAGGTGAACCTGGAATACCTGGCACAAGCGGTCTGGACCGACACCGATCAGAGCGGGCAAGAGGTCGCCTATCCCGACACGCTCGTGGGCACCGACAGCCACACCACCATGGTCAACGGCATGGCCGTGCTCGGCTGGGGCGTCGGCGGGATCGAGGCCGAGGCGGCCATGCTGGGCCAGCCGATTTCCATGCTGATCCCCGAGGTCGTGGGCTTCGAGCTGACCGGCGAGATGATGGAGGGCACCACCGGCACGGACCTGGTGCTGAAAGTGGTCGAGATGCTGCGCGCCAAGGGCGTGGTCGGCAAGTTCGTCGAATTCTATGGCGCGGGCCTCGATCACCTGCCGCTCGCGGACCGGGCCACCATCGCCAACATGGCGCCCGAATACGGGGCGACCTGCGGGTTTTTCCCGATCGACGGCGAAACCCTGCGCTACATGCGCACCACGGGCCGGGACGAGGCGCGCATCGCGCTGGTCGAAGCCTATGCCAAGGAAAACGGCCTTTGGCGCGGCGACGATTACGCGCCCGTCTATACCGACACGCTCAGCCTCGACATGGGGACGATCGTGCCGGCGATCTCGGGGCCCAAGCGGCCTCAGGATTACGTGGCCCTCGACAAGGCGGCCGAGACGTTCCGCGACTATGTCACCGGACAGCGCCCGGATTGGAGCGCCGACGAAGAGGACAAGGCTGAATGGACCGACGAGGGCGGCGCCGTGGCCCCTCGCGACATTCCCGGCGACCGGGGCAAGCACAAGCGCGCCCGGGTGCGGGGCGCGGACTATACCATCCATGACGGCACCATCGTGATCGCCTCGATCACCTCCTGCACCAACACCTCGAACCCCTACGTGATGATCGGTGCGGGGCTCGTGGCGCGCAAGGCCCGCGCGCTCGGCCTGACCCGTAAGCCCTGGGTCAAGACCTCCCTCGCGCCGGGCTCGCAGGTGGTCTCGGCCTACCTGGAGGCCGCGGGGCTGCAAGAGGATCTCGATGCCATCGGCTTCAACCTGGTGGGCTATGGTTGCACCACCTGCATCGGCAATTCCGGCCCGATCCAGGAAGAGCTGTCCGAGGCGATCAACGACGGCGACATCATCGCGACCTCGGTCCTGTCGGGCAACCGCAACTTCGAGGGCCGGATCAGCCCCGATGTGCGCGCGAACTACCTCGCCTCCCCGCCCCTGGTGGTGGCCTATGCGCTGGCGGGCGACATGAACGTGGACCTCACGCGCGACCCGCTCGGCCAGGACCGAGACGGCAACGATGTGTACCTCAAGGACATCTGGCCCAGCACCAAGGAGATTGCCGAACTGGTCGAACAGACCGTCACCCGCGAGGCATTCCAGGCCAAGTATGCGGATGTCTTCAAGGGCGACGAGAAATGGCAGAGCGTCGAGACCACCGACAGCCTGACCTATGACTGGCCGCCGAGCTCGACCTATGTGCAGAACCCGCCCTATTTCCAGGGCATGTCGGCCGAGCCGGGCACGATCAGCAATATCGAAGGCGCCAAGATCCTCGCCATTCTCGGGGACATGATCACCACCGACCACATATCCCCCGCGGGCTCGTTCAAGGAAAGCACCCCCGCAGGCCGCTACCTGACCGAACGGCAGGTGCAACCGCGGGAGTTCAACTCCTACGGGTCGCGCCGGGGCAATCACGAGGTGATGATGCGCGGCACCTTCGCCAATATCCGCATCCGCAACGAGATGCTCGACGGGGTCGAGGGCGGCTATACGCTGGGGCCCGACGGGCAACAGACCTCGATCTTCGAGGCGGCCATGGCCTATCAGGAAATGGGCACGCCCCTGGTGATCTTCGGCGGCGAGCAATACGGCGCAGGCTCCAGCCGCGACTGGGCCGCCAAGGGCACCAGCCTTCTGGGCGTCAAGGCGGTGATCGCCGAGAGCTTCGAGCGGATCCACCGCTCCAACCTGGTGGGCATGGGCGTGATCCCGTTCGAGTTCACCGGCGGCGACACCCGCAAGACGCTGGGCCTGAAAGGGGACGAGACGGTTTCGATCACCGGGCTCGACGGCAAGATCGTGCCCCTGTCGGAGATGCCCTGCACCATCACCTACGGCGACGGCACCACACGGGAGATCACCCTCAAGTGCCGGATCGATACGGAGGTCGAGATCGAGTATATCGAGAACGGCGGCGTGCTGCATTATGTGCTGCGCAACCTGGCAAAAGCCCCCGTCGCGGCGGAATGA
- a CDS encoding redoxin family protein, whose translation MRRREALLTGGAVLASAGAGYIASTVFLRDDAPPPPEPGARAGRPAPPLTLGPLRDQPFLTYADLTVPGPKLVNWWASWCAPCRAEHPSLMALAAEGVPIHGITHRDTEADSLGFLAELGSPFAKLGADTTLATYRDWNLTGLPETYVLNGEGRVVLRHAGPVLSNIVRDYIRPALAAV comes from the coding sequence ATGAGAAGGCGTGAGGCGCTGCTCACGGGCGGTGCGGTCCTCGCCAGCGCCGGAGCGGGCTACATCGCTTCGACCGTCTTTCTGCGCGACGACGCCCCCCCACCGCCCGAGCCCGGCGCGCGCGCAGGCCGGCCCGCGCCGCCGCTGACCCTCGGGCCGCTGCGCGATCAGCCGTTCCTGACCTATGCCGACCTGACCGTGCCGGGGCCGAAACTGGTCAACTGGTGGGCCAGCTGGTGCGCGCCCTGCCGGGCGGAGCATCCCAGCCTGATGGCGCTCGCCGCCGAGGGTGTGCCGATCCACGGGATCACCCATCGCGACACCGAGGCCGACAGCCTCGGCTTTCTCGCGGAGCTCGGCTCCCCCTTCGCCAAGCTCGGCGCGGACACGACGCTTGCGACCTATCGCGACTGGAACCTCACGGGCCTGCCGGAGACCTATGTCCTGAACGGAGAGGGGCGGGTGGTTCTGCGCCATGCCGGGCCGGTGCTGTCGAACATCGTGCGGGATTATATCCGGCCCGCCCTTGCGGCGGTCTAG
- the ccmD gene encoding heme exporter protein CcmD, giving the protein MMPDLGKYALEVSLAYVVSLALMGLLVLWTLARNRKVRAELRAFEAARKEANEKA; this is encoded by the coding sequence ATGATGCCGGACCTGGGCAAATACGCGCTGGAGGTGTCGCTGGCCTACGTGGTCTCGCTCGCCCTGATGGGGCTTCTGGTGCTGTGGACGCTGGCGCGCAATCGCAAGGTGCGCGCCGAGCTGCGCGCCTTCGAGGCGGCCCGCAAAGAGGCGAATGAGAAGGCGTGA
- a CDS encoding heme ABC transporter permease, with amino-acid sequence MSLWEYANPKKFMQTSSAVLPFVAVLTVVCLTVGLTWGFFFTPDDFRQGSTVKIIYLHVPSAMMAINIWVMMLVTSLIWLIRRHHVSVLAAKAAAPIGVVMTLMALFTGAIWGQPMWGTWWEWDPRLTSFLILFLFYLGYMALWSAIENADTAADLTSILCLVGSVFAVLSRYAANFWNQGLHQGATLSLDKEENISDVFYFPLLFCLAGFVLLFVTLLLVRTRTEIRARRLSALRLRERQAA; translated from the coding sequence ATGTCATTGTGGGAATACGCCAATCCGAAGAAATTCATGCAGACCTCGTCTGCGGTGCTGCCATTCGTGGCGGTGCTGACGGTGGTGTGCCTGACCGTGGGGCTGACATGGGGTTTTTTCTTCACGCCTGACGATTTCCGGCAGGGATCGACGGTGAAGATAATCTACCTGCACGTCCCCTCGGCGATGATGGCGATCAACATCTGGGTGATGATGCTGGTCACCTCCCTGATCTGGCTGATCCGGCGGCACCATGTTTCGGTTCTGGCGGCCAAGGCCGCGGCCCCCATCGGCGTGGTGATGACCCTGATGGCGCTCTTTACCGGTGCCATCTGGGGCCAGCCCATGTGGGGCACCTGGTGGGAATGGGACCCGCGCCTGACCTCATTCCTGATCCTGTTCCTGTTCTATCTCGGCTATATGGCGCTGTGGTCGGCGATCGAAAACGCCGACACCGCCGCCGATCTGACCTCGATCCTGTGTCTCGTGGGCTCGGTCTTTGCGGTGCTCAGCCGCTATGCGGCGAATTTCTGGAACCAGGGGCTGCACCAGGGCGCGACCCTGTCGCTCGACAAGGAAGAGAACATCTCGGATGTGTTCTACTTCCCGTTGCTGTTCTGCCTTGCGGGCTTCGTGCTGCTGTTCGTGACGCTGCTTCTGGTGCGGACGCGGACGGAAATCCGCGCGCGGCGCCTGTCGGCCCTGCGCCTGCGGGAGCGGCAAGCCGCATGA
- the ccmB gene encoding heme exporter protein CcmB, which produces MKALLLRDLALAVKAGGGFGLSLAFFLIVTVLIPFGVGPDTGILREVASGVLWVGALLACLLSLDRIFQLDYEDGSMDLLVTAPLPLEGLVAVKAFAHWLTTGLPLTLLAPVLAVLLNLDPAGFPWLVVSLALGTPALSMIGTFGAALTVGLKRGGLLLSLLVLPLYVPTLIFGAETVRRAVDGFDIVTPLLMLSGITMGAIALLPFAAAAAIRINLR; this is translated from the coding sequence GTGAAGGCGCTGTTGCTGCGGGACCTGGCCCTGGCGGTCAAGGCCGGGGGCGGCTTCGGGCTGAGCCTGGCGTTTTTCCTGATCGTGACGGTGCTGATCCCGTTCGGCGTGGGGCCGGATACCGGCATCCTGCGGGAGGTGGCGAGCGGGGTGCTTTGGGTGGGGGCGCTGCTGGCGTGTCTGTTGTCGCTCGACCGGATTTTCCAGCTGGATTACGAGGACGGGTCGATGGACCTGCTGGTCACGGCGCCCCTGCCGCTGGAGGGGTTGGTGGCGGTCAAGGCGTTTGCCCATTGGCTGACCACGGGGCTGCCGCTGACGCTGCTGGCGCCGGTGCTGGCGGTGCTGCTGAACCTCGACCCGGCGGGGTTTCCGTGGCTGGTGGTCTCGCTCGCGCTCGGCACCCCGGCGCTGAGCATGATCGGCACCTTCGGCGCGGCCCTGACCGTGGGGCTGAAGCGGGGCGGGCTGCTGCTGTCGCTGCTGGTGCTGCCGCTCTATGTGCCGACGCTGATCTTCGGGGCCGAAACCGTGCGGCGGGCGGTGGACGGGTTCGATATCGTCACGCCGCTCTTGATGCTGTCGGGGATCACCATGGGCGCCATCGCGCTGCTGCCTTTCGCGGCGGCTGCGGCAATCCGTATCAACCTGCGCTAG
- the ccmA gene encoding heme ABC exporter ATP-binding protein CcmA: protein MELRVDTVSCQRGGLVVLEGVSFVVTPGEAVVLRGPNGIGKTTLLRTIAGLQPPVTGTVSAPEDAMAYAGHADGLKGPLSVRQNLEFWAEVYGQRDITPALELYALGPLADRQAQDLSAGQKRRLGLARMMVTGRPIWILDEPTVSLDVANVALFGEMIAAHLAGGGMALMATHIELGVTATTLDLGPYKAVTPAEDMATDEAFL, encoded by the coding sequence ATGGAATTGCGCGTGGATACCGTGAGCTGCCAGCGCGGCGGGCTCGTCGTGCTCGAAGGGGTCAGCTTCGTGGTGACACCGGGGGAGGCGGTGGTGCTGCGCGGCCCGAACGGCATCGGCAAGACCACGCTTTTGCGTACCATCGCCGGGTTGCAGCCGCCGGTGACCGGCACCGTGTCGGCGCCCGAGGACGCGATGGCCTATGCCGGGCACGCCGATGGGCTGAAGGGGCCGCTGAGCGTGCGGCAGAACCTGGAATTCTGGGCCGAAGTATACGGGCAGCGCGACATCACCCCGGCGCTGGAGCTTTATGCGCTGGGGCCGCTCGCGGACCGGCAGGCGCAGGACCTGTCGGCCGGGCAGAAGCGGCGGCTGGGGCTGGCGCGGATGATGGTGACCGGGCGGCCGATCTGGATCCTGGACGAGCCGACCGTTTCTCTGGATGTGGCCAATGTGGCGCTTTTCGGCGAGATGATCGCGGCCCATCTGGCGGGCGGGGGCATGGCGCTGATGGCGACCCATATCGAGCTGGGCGTGACCGCCACCACGCTGGATCTGGGGCCCTACAAGGCGGTGACGCCCGCCGAGGACATGGCCACCGACGAGGCGTTCCTGTGA